From the genome of Cytobacillus firmus, one region includes:
- a CDS encoding spore germination protein GerPB has translation MNFYIQQSIHINFIKIGGITNSSVMQIGSAGIIKPASYLYNTGGFTEPAPEAELPTPAGPAGGSVFLGPAVPLT, from the coding sequence ATGAATTTTTATATACAGCAATCCATTCATATTAATTTCATAAAGATCGGCGGGATTACAAACTCTTCCGTCATGCAGATTGGAAGTGCAGGCATCATAAAGCCGGCGTCTTATTTGTATAACACTGGCGGCTTTACTGAACCTGCACCTGAAGCGGAATTGCCAACGCCGGCGGGGCCAGCAGGGGGGAGTGTTTTTCTGGGGCCAGCTGTACCCCTGACATGA
- a CDS encoding fumarylacetoacetate hydrolase family protein, translating to MKFVTFKDSTGSGVGLLDETGTKVLPLKAALEKMEDKSELPATLKECIALGDKFIDKVHSLTDWLSSNPAREELFRPLASVALEAPIPRPDKNIFCVGKNYAEHAIEMGSKEDIPEHIMVFTKSPTTVIGPDATVLNHKNVTAELDYEGELAVVIGKKGRAIPKEKAWEHIFGYTIINDVTARDLQSRHKQFFIGKSLDATCPMGPWIVHSSAVENPNQLDIHTKVNGEIRQSSNTENFIFPIDEIISVLSKGMTLEPGDIIATGTPAGVGKGFKPPRFLKPGDKVEITVENIGTLTNFIEK from the coding sequence TTGAAATTTGTTACTTTTAAGGATAGCACAGGAAGCGGCGTTGGTTTACTGGACGAGACCGGGACAAAGGTGCTTCCACTAAAAGCAGCTTTAGAAAAAATGGAAGACAAAAGTGAGTTGCCGGCGACTTTGAAGGAATGTATTGCTTTAGGGGATAAGTTCATTGATAAAGTACATAGTTTAACAGATTGGCTAAGCAGCAATCCTGCAAGGGAAGAACTCTTTCGCCCGCTCGCTTCCGTTGCATTGGAAGCGCCGATTCCCCGTCCGGATAAGAATATCTTTTGTGTAGGCAAGAATTATGCCGAGCATGCCATTGAGATGGGGAGCAAAGAAGATATTCCAGAGCACATAATGGTCTTTACGAAATCGCCAACAACGGTAATAGGACCTGATGCAACAGTCTTAAATCACAAGAATGTCACTGCAGAGCTTGATTATGAGGGAGAGCTCGCCGTTGTAATCGGAAAAAAAGGACGGGCGATTCCAAAGGAAAAAGCATGGGAACACATTTTTGGCTACACGATCATTAATGATGTGACAGCAAGGGATCTGCAGTCCCGCCATAAGCAATTTTTTATCGGTAAAAGCCTGGATGCCACGTGCCCGATGGGTCCATGGATTGTCCATTCCTCTGCTGTTGAAAACCCGAATCAGCTTGACATTCATACAAAGGTAAACGGAGAGATCAGACAAAGTTCAAATACTGAAAACTTTATCTTTCCAATCGATGAAATCATCTCGGTTCTGTCAAAAGGCATGACACTTGAGCCTGGAGATATTATTGCTACTGGCACTCCCGCAGGGGTAGGCAAGGGCTTTAAGCCTCCACGCTTTCTTAAGCCGGGAGATAAAGTGGAAATTACAGTAGAAAATATAGGAACTTTGACGAATTTTATAGAAAAATAA
- a CDS encoding spore germination protein, protein MPAIVGVVQVISIGSSSVFNIGDVYKIMPVSNAKTFSGAGSFNTGDGLNVYNHRSTTNTYDCDGVDQGNYFNA, encoded by the coding sequence ATGCCAGCTATTGTGGGAGTCGTACAGGTCATATCAATCGGAAGCAGTTCTGTCTTCAACATTGGGGATGTCTATAAGATCATGCCTGTTTCTAACGCTAAGACCTTTTCAGGCGCTGGATCGTTTAATACAGGGGATGGCCTGAATGTTTACAATCACCGGAGCACAACAAACACTTATGATTGTGATGGCGTGGATCAAGGCAATTATTTTAATGCTTAA
- a CDS encoding long-chain-fatty-acid--CoA ligase — protein MNVPLILMQFLDRAVSLYGSKKAIFADDRTFTYEELNTRVNQLSYGLKASGIQKGDRIAYLAPNSVEMLEGFYGVFQLGGIMVPLNIRLKPEDYLFILNHSESKILFVDQDLYHLILPVKDQLKTVEKIFVHYKEEDTEETDYDLWLSSQASSPFQREVLDENDVCSLLYTSGTTGNPKGVMLTHRNNYLHALSTMHHLRVSDQDVLLHVLPMFHVNGWGSPFYYTANGASQVCMRKATPEKIFGALQEHKVSVMHMAPTVLNSLMQHYEQFAPSVEQDVRVVIAGSAPPPAFVTRVEKELGWEFIQVYGMTESSPLSTVSTIRSHLQQLPLNQQYRMKAKAGHQMIGCEVRVISEHGEEVAHNGKEIGEVVVRSNGVMKGYWKNEEATMEAIRDGWLHTGDMGNVDEYGNIEIVDRKKDIIISGGENISSIEVEGVLYEHPAISEAAVIAVPHEKWGETPHAFVVVRHGNTLTEQEIISFTREKLAHFKAVTGVSFVEELPKTASGKIQKIHLRNSYWESKGKTGRFVN, from the coding sequence ATGAATGTTCCATTAATACTTATGCAGTTTTTAGACCGTGCTGTATCCCTTTACGGTTCTAAGAAAGCCATTTTTGCAGATGATCGAACTTTTACATATGAGGAATTGAACACAAGGGTTAATCAGCTCTCTTATGGTTTAAAAGCTTCAGGTATTCAAAAAGGGGATCGTATTGCTTACCTGGCACCCAATTCAGTTGAAATGCTGGAGGGGTTTTATGGAGTTTTTCAGCTGGGCGGAATAATGGTTCCGCTAAATATCAGGCTGAAGCCGGAAGACTATTTGTTCATATTGAATCACAGCGAATCGAAAATCCTGTTTGTAGATCAGGACCTTTACCATCTTATACTTCCTGTAAAAGATCAGCTGAAAACGGTGGAAAAAATCTTCGTGCATTATAAAGAGGAAGATACAGAAGAAACCGATTATGATTTATGGCTCAGCAGCCAGGCCAGCAGTCCATTTCAAAGAGAGGTCCTCGACGAAAATGACGTTTGCAGCCTTTTATATACAAGCGGTACAACCGGCAATCCTAAAGGTGTCATGCTGACCCACCGCAACAATTACCTGCATGCCTTGTCAACTATGCATCATTTGAGAGTTAGCGATCAGGATGTATTGCTGCATGTCCTGCCGATGTTTCATGTGAATGGATGGGGTTCGCCTTTTTATTACACGGCAAATGGCGCTTCTCAGGTGTGTATGAGAAAAGCCACGCCGGAAAAGATATTTGGCGCCCTTCAGGAGCATAAAGTATCAGTCATGCATATGGCCCCTACGGTACTGAATTCGCTGATGCAGCATTATGAACAATTTGCTCCTTCTGTTGAGCAGGATGTCAGGGTGGTTATAGCTGGATCGGCTCCTCCGCCAGCTTTTGTAACAAGAGTGGAAAAGGAGCTTGGGTGGGAGTTCATACAGGTATATGGCATGACCGAATCATCTCCATTAAGCACTGTATCGACGATTCGTTCTCATCTTCAACAACTTCCGCTTAACCAGCAGTACCGGATGAAAGCGAAGGCAGGACATCAGATGATTGGCTGTGAAGTCCGGGTAATCAGTGAACACGGTGAAGAAGTTGCCCATAATGGCAAAGAAATCGGTGAGGTAGTTGTCCGCAGCAACGGGGTCATGAAAGGCTATTGGAAAAATGAAGAGGCAACAATGGAAGCGATTCGGGACGGCTGGCTTCATACCGGTGATATGGGAAATGTAGACGAATATGGCAATATAGAAATCGTTGACCGAAAAAAAGATATTATTATCAGCGGCGGGGAAAACATCTCATCTATCGAAGTAGAAGGGGTATTATACGAGCACCCTGCCATCTCGGAAGCAGCTGTCATTGCAGTGCCTCACGAAAAGTGGGGGGAAACGCCTCATGCCTTTGTAGTCGTGCGACATGGGAATACACTGACTGAGCAGGAGATTATCAGTTTCACCAGGGAGAAGCTGGCCCACTTCAAAGCAGTAACGGGAGTGAGTTTTGTCGAAGAGCTGCCGAAAACGGCTTCAGGGAAAATTCAAAAAATCCACCTTCGGAACAGCTACTGGGAGTCGAAAGGGAAAACAGGCCGTTTTGTTAATTAA
- a CDS encoding DUF418 domain-containing protein translates to MDRQVRTVLEKDRIISLDIMRGFAILGIFLVNMLSFHSPYLYIDPFEWWDSPSDKGAYAFIDIFVQASFYPLFSMLFGYGLVILRERAMAKGLGFGGMAARRFSLLLLIGIIHAFLIWHGDILINYAIFGFIFLLFVKMSGKHMLLTGILLYIIPNLLFVLLLFATVLVVPPEDLSIYDQEAALASLQAYQNGSFSEIASQRIKDWSGVNNLASLPIMLASIFPLFLIGGGAAKLRWLEEPVKNRAFLMKIMLISLAAGLLFKLLPYITVSNLGLDYMQDIFGGPLLAIAYGLGIAVMINNSHGPGFLLPLSYVGKMSLSNYLFQSIISTFIFYSYGLGFYGKVSAFWGTLLVMVIFTFQIIISRFWIARYYYGPVEWLWRSFTYLKVPNWKRKG, encoded by the coding sequence ATGGACAGGCAGGTCAGAACAGTTCTGGAGAAGGATCGGATCATTTCGCTGGATATTATGAGAGGGTTTGCCATTCTCGGGATTTTTTTAGTTAATATGCTTTCCTTCCATTCACCATATCTGTACATTGATCCTTTTGAATGGTGGGACAGTCCGTCAGATAAAGGGGCTTATGCGTTTATCGATATCTTTGTGCAGGCAAGCTTCTATCCTTTGTTTTCAATGTTGTTCGGTTATGGGTTAGTCATTTTAAGGGAGAGGGCAATGGCCAAAGGCCTTGGGTTTGGAGGAATGGCTGCAAGGAGATTTTCCCTTTTGCTGCTGATAGGCATCATTCACGCTTTTCTTATTTGGCATGGGGACATTTTAATAAACTATGCAATCTTTGGCTTTATCTTTTTATTGTTTGTAAAAATGTCCGGAAAACATATGCTTTTAACTGGAATATTGCTTTATATCATTCCCAATCTGCTATTTGTTCTATTGTTATTTGCAACAGTTCTGGTTGTTCCGCCTGAAGATCTGTCAATCTATGACCAAGAAGCCGCATTAGCTTCTTTACAGGCCTATCAAAATGGAAGCTTTTCCGAGATTGCCTCACAGCGTATCAAGGATTGGTCAGGTGTTAACAATCTTGCTTCACTGCCTATCATGCTGGCATCTATTTTTCCTTTATTTTTAATAGGGGGAGGAGCAGCCAAGCTGCGATGGCTAGAGGAGCCAGTAAAAAACCGGGCATTCCTCATGAAAATTATGCTGATCTCTTTGGCTGCAGGGTTATTGTTCAAATTGCTTCCTTACATAACGGTAAGCAACCTGGGATTGGATTACATGCAGGACATATTTGGAGGTCCGCTGCTGGCAATTGCTTATGGCTTAGGGATAGCGGTGATGATAAACAATAGTCATGGACCAGGATTCCTGCTGCCGCTTTCATATGTGGGGAAAATGTCGCTCTCAAATTATCTTTTCCAGTCGATTATCTCGACTTTTATTTTTTACAGTTATGGTTTAGGGTTCTATGGGAAGGTCTCTGCATTTTGGGGGACACTTTTAGTTATGGTCATCTTCACTTTCCAGATCATCATCAGCCGCTTCTGGATTGCCCGCTATTATTATGGACCTGTCGAATGGCTCTGGAGGAGCTTCACTTATTTGAAGGTCCCTAATTGGAAGAGAAAAGGTTAA
- the gerPC gene encoding spore germination protein GerPC, translating to MNQQLNTYLQQLHAFVEAQEKRIRRLEAAVKKLQEETEVLKSRPPMQVDRIEYKFDQLKVESLEGTLNIGLNPSELQNIEDFAVDNKNIKAPVSPKTQMKRTMEIEDAIYQYLERELPEITAFAQKKLNVNVDDSYIEFIKEDIKKQLPNRIDFYTQQQASNRSGQENNEEIIELIKKEIHNGVYAFISHLPENMKGMNKE from the coding sequence TTGAATCAGCAACTAAATACCTATCTTCAGCAATTGCATGCTTTTGTAGAAGCACAGGAAAAACGAATACGGAGACTTGAAGCTGCGGTTAAAAAACTTCAGGAAGAAACTGAAGTTCTGAAAAGCCGTCCGCCAATGCAGGTGGATCGGATTGAGTATAAATTTGACCAGCTTAAGGTTGAATCTCTTGAAGGTACTTTAAATATTGGCTTAAACCCTTCTGAGCTGCAAAACATTGAAGATTTTGCCGTAGATAACAAAAACATTAAAGCACCTGTTTCGCCTAAAACCCAGATGAAGAGAACGATGGAAATTGAAGACGCCATTTATCAATATTTAGAAAGGGAACTTCCGGAAATTACAGCTTTTGCCCAGAAGAAATTAAATGTCAATGTGGATGACTCGTATATTGAGTTTATCAAAGAAGATATCAAAAAGCAGCTGCCTAACCGGATTGACTTCTATACCCAGCAGCAGGCATCAAATCGCTCCGGGCAGGAAAATAACGAAGAGATTATCGAGCTGATAAAGAAGGAGATTCACAATGGGGTCTATGCCTTTATCTCGCATTTGCCAGAGAATATGAAGGGAATGAATAAGGAATGA
- a CDS encoding DUF2777 domain-containing protein, whose product MNRQQRTKLIEYQSRAFTEGTVEYINDQWVFFDHETDEASILDEFLHQEMEVFRFKRWKKGILFEDGKVAFDDETFHLKNQDSIRIRKHLVFSLERLLEEMNDDAFYQFVTTLNSMQFSVYDCIYCYNQLAFFNDKDRKSGVNFIVFDNQDHICNVQHHFCYYEKMSDRFEFTLNSGKRMVIEKISS is encoded by the coding sequence ATGAATAGACAGCAGCGAACAAAGCTTATCGAATATCAATCCCGTGCTTTTACAGAAGGCACTGTAGAGTATATCAATGATCAATGGGTATTTTTTGACCACGAAACAGATGAAGCATCCATCTTGGACGAATTCCTCCATCAGGAAATGGAAGTGTTCCGCTTTAAACGCTGGAAAAAGGGCATTTTATTCGAGGATGGCAAGGTGGCTTTTGATGATGAAACGTTTCACTTGAAGAACCAGGATTCAATTCGGATTCGAAAGCATCTGGTTTTCTCACTCGAAAGATTATTGGAAGAAATGAATGATGACGCCTTCTACCAGTTCGTAACCACTCTAAATTCCATGCAATTTTCGGTCTATGACTGCATTTACTGCTATAACCAGCTCGCATTTTTTAATGATAAAGACAGGAAAAGCGGTGTTAACTTCATCGTTTTTGATAACCAGGATCATATATGCAATGTGCAGCATCACTTTTGCTATTATGAAAAAATGAGTGACCGATTTGAATTTACCTTAAACAGCGGAAAAAGAATGGTAATTGAGAAGATTTCTTCATAG
- a CDS encoding EAL domain-containing protein yields MAQTITCLYKNISELNSFIDLNELTEYPNLLVQVFTGTPESLFIAKLQKELADKLPLAHIAGCSTSGEIHEGRITEKQTIICFTIFEKTELKSFLLNRSDFKDSYEMGKALARELAIFNTAAVIIFPAGFDVDSTDLLEGINETQPNMVISGGLAGDNALFQEGFSFTQDGITSDGLVAVALQSGHLSVRHFENYQWQEIGKSFTVTKAEGSIIYSLDDKRPLTILKRYLGEAFIKELPKSGTEFPFLLQYRGEKVSVFIIKLLENGAIKVNRRVEAGETLTFAYANLEDIIDRSLQELKQLDQISPESIFIYNCMARKQFARDFTEKELAMFQKIAPSNGFFSYGEISCRKGGLPQMIGHSLTYLALSENSAESKKEQQNEFVYEKTAQFNTITSLTHLMHASQDDIKALNSSLKMSEQYYKSLFDNNANFVYSTDLKGNFTSVNPAFEKTFGYSREEIIGKTALSYVSDLDVQRVRMHFYRALRGKEQYYNVYIDSKNGEKNLFQLKNIPITVNGECVGIYGIGRNITEQKKIEEKITELAFFDRDTGLPNRMKFTEQLEMQLKRARKKQKKIAVLSIDIDRFKIINDSLGHFAGDMVLKEISERIERVLPSGSYLGRFSGDKFTLVLSREATVDKVMKASKKILDEISQPLFQSDQEFIVTASIGVSLYPDDGSDEHILLKNADIATNRSKLQGGNRVTFFSMEMNEQAMVRLELESYLRKALQKNEFYLCYQPLIDLETGNLYGSEALIRWNHPKLGLVSPGEFIPLAEETGLIADIGGWVLRSACQQNRRWQMLGYESLSISVNVSAYQFQQPGFLQEVKMALELSGMEPKYLTLELTESTMLRNVEHSIQVMQSLQEIGVKVSIDDFGTGYSSLSYLKDLPINTLKIDRSFINNLRLNTSDVAIVKAIITMGHGLSVKVVAEGVETLEQIELLKELKCHYAQGFYIHKPLMTRDFEEGLSKYVQTHS; encoded by the coding sequence ATGGCACAGACGATTACATGTTTATATAAGAATATTAGCGAGCTTAATAGTTTTATAGACTTGAATGAATTGACTGAATACCCGAATTTGCTTGTGCAGGTTTTTACAGGGACCCCTGAGAGCCTATTTATCGCGAAACTTCAAAAGGAACTGGCAGATAAGCTTCCACTTGCACATATAGCAGGCTGTTCAACCTCCGGTGAAATTCATGAAGGGCGCATTACGGAAAAACAAACAATCATTTGCTTTACTATTTTCGAAAAAACGGAATTAAAATCTTTCCTGTTAAACAGGAGCGATTTTAAAGACAGTTATGAAATGGGCAAAGCCCTGGCACGGGAACTTGCTATCTTTAATACCGCAGCTGTAATTATCTTTCCTGCAGGATTTGATGTCGATTCCACTGACCTCTTGGAGGGAATAAATGAAACCCAGCCAAACATGGTGATTTCCGGCGGCCTTGCCGGAGATAATGCTTTATTCCAGGAGGGTTTTTCTTTTACTCAAGATGGGATCACCAGCGATGGGCTTGTTGCAGTTGCCCTTCAAAGCGGCCATCTGTCAGTGCGTCATTTTGAAAATTATCAGTGGCAGGAGATTGGAAAAAGCTTTACTGTCACAAAGGCCGAAGGATCTATCATCTACTCCCTGGACGATAAGAGGCCTTTAACTATTCTAAAACGCTATTTGGGAGAGGCTTTTATTAAGGAACTGCCGAAATCAGGTACTGAATTCCCGTTCCTTTTACAGTACCGCGGAGAAAAAGTATCTGTTTTTATAATAAAATTACTTGAAAATGGTGCAATTAAAGTAAACAGAAGGGTTGAGGCAGGAGAAACACTTACGTTTGCTTATGCAAATCTGGAGGACATTATTGACCGGTCTTTACAGGAATTAAAACAGCTTGACCAGATTTCTCCTGAAAGCATATTTATATACAATTGCATGGCCAGGAAGCAATTTGCCAGAGACTTTACGGAAAAAGAACTGGCAATGTTCCAGAAAATAGCTCCGTCTAACGGCTTCTTCTCTTATGGAGAAATTTCCTGCCGTAAAGGCGGACTTCCGCAGATGATCGGACATTCTCTTACATACCTTGCTCTATCAGAAAATAGTGCTGAATCAAAGAAGGAACAGCAGAATGAATTTGTTTATGAAAAAACCGCCCAATTTAATACGATTACTTCATTAACTCATTTAATGCATGCTTCTCAGGATGATATTAAAGCATTAAACAGCAGCCTTAAAATGTCAGAACAATATTATAAGTCTCTATTTGATAATAATGCAAACTTTGTTTATTCAACTGATCTGAAGGGGAATTTCACTAGTGTCAACCCGGCATTTGAGAAAACCTTCGGGTACAGCCGGGAAGAAATAATCGGAAAAACAGCTCTTTCCTATGTGAGCGATCTGGATGTACAAAGAGTCCGGATGCACTTTTATCGGGCATTAAGGGGAAAGGAGCAATATTATAATGTTTATATTGATTCAAAAAACGGCGAGAAGAATCTCTTTCAGCTGAAAAATATTCCGATTACGGTTAACGGGGAATGTGTAGGCATTTATGGAATCGGCAGAAATATTACAGAACAGAAAAAAATTGAAGAGAAAATAACAGAACTGGCTTTTTTTGACCGGGATACAGGGCTGCCAAACAGAATGAAGTTTACAGAACAATTGGAAATGCAATTAAAGAGAGCCAGGAAGAAACAGAAGAAAATTGCCGTTCTTTCTATTGATATTGACCGCTTTAAAATCATAAATGACAGTCTAGGGCACTTTGCCGGGGATATGGTGTTAAAGGAAATTTCCGAAAGAATTGAGAGGGTTTTGCCTTCCGGTTCTTATTTGGGAAGGTTCAGCGGTGATAAGTTTACCCTGGTATTATCGAGGGAAGCAACCGTTGATAAAGTTATGAAAGCCTCCAAAAAGATATTAGATGAAATATCCCAACCTTTATTTCAGTCAGATCAGGAGTTTATTGTTACTGCGAGTATTGGTGTAAGCCTATATCCGGACGATGGATCGGATGAGCACATACTGCTGAAAAATGCGGATATTGCCACGAACCGATCCAAGCTTCAGGGAGGTAACAGGGTCACCTTTTTCTCGATGGAAATGAATGAACAGGCTATGGTTAGGCTTGAGCTGGAAAGCTACTTAAGAAAAGCTTTGCAGAAAAATGAATTTTATTTATGCTATCAGCCATTAATCGACCTTGAAACAGGCAATTTATACGGAAGCGAAGCTCTGATCCGCTGGAATCATCCAAAACTTGGCCTTGTTTCACCCGGTGAATTTATTCCTCTTGCAGAAGAAACTGGTCTAATTGCGGATATTGGCGGCTGGGTATTGAGGTCGGCTTGTCAGCAAAATAGGCGCTGGCAAATGCTCGGCTATGAATCTCTTTCCATTTCTGTGAATGTGTCAGCTTATCAATTCCAGCAGCCGGGATTTCTCCAGGAAGTTAAGATGGCATTGGAGCTCTCCGGTATGGAGCCGAAATATTTAACATTGGAGCTGACGGAAAGCACGATGCTGAGAAATGTTGAGCACAGTATACAAGTTATGCAGTCTCTGCAGGAAATCGGAGTCAAGGTATCCATTGATGATTTTGGAACCGGATACTCTTCTTTAAGTTATTTAAAGGACCTTCCAATCAATACATTAAAGATCGACCGGTCGTTTATCAATAACCTTCGATTAAATACATCTGATGTTGCTATTGTAAAAGCCATCATCACAATGGGACATGGACTTTCCGTTAAGGTGGTGGCTGAAGGGGTGGAAACACTGGAGCAGATTGAGCTTTTAAAGGAATTGAAATGCCATTATGCACAGGGCTTCTATATACATAAGCCGCTTATGACGAGAGATTTTGAGGAAGGTCTATCAAAATACGTTCAAACGCACAGCTAG
- a CDS encoding YisL family protein — translation MIHAHITTWLLALVLFIIALIMHKSGKQKGLKVVHMILRLFYLLIIGTGVWILSSLNSIDLLYVLKSLVGIWVIAMFEMIIIRTVKGKKTSILWGQFIVALILVLYLGFVKLPLTFMT, via the coding sequence ATGATACATGCCCATATAACAACATGGTTATTAGCACTTGTTCTATTTATTATTGCCCTTATAATGCATAAAAGCGGCAAACAAAAAGGTTTAAAAGTGGTCCACATGATCTTGAGATTATTTTATCTTCTGATCATTGGAACAGGAGTTTGGATCTTAAGCAGCCTTAACAGCATCGACCTTCTTTATGTGTTGAAGTCATTAGTAGGCATTTGGGTAATTGCTATGTTTGAAATGATTATCATCCGCACTGTCAAAGGGAAAAAAACCTCTATCTTATGGGGCCAGTTTATTGTTGCATTAATCCTGGTTCTATATTTAGGCTTTGTTAAATTGCCATTAACATTTATGACTTAA
- a CDS encoding spore gernimation protein GerPD: protein MNYQVYNRDLCVGSIRVLGVSSSSVLMVGDTQSIQLAAAFDTPPESLLIGPFVPLTPE from the coding sequence ATGAACTATCAGGTATACAACAGAGATTTATGTGTTGGGAGCATAAGAGTGCTTGGTGTATCCAGTTCATCTGTTTTAATGGTTGGCGATACACAATCGATCCAGCTTGCAGCAGCTTTTGATACACCTCCTGAATCACTTCTGATAGGGCCTTTTGTGCCTCTGACACCGGAGTAA
- a CDS encoding spore germination protein GerPE has product MLQRTSSVNRINIDTVSFSSVFEIGDSCFIKGFSRAIAAQREVEYFNAKEGNFSVYPVFREPIPIIPIEEDISMQTAQLNPIIKVHNIDIIGVSSSSVIHIGNSGDISMEARVKHIRQVYPKNSTSQG; this is encoded by the coding sequence ATGCTGCAAAGAACTTCATCCGTTAATAGAATCAATATTGACACCGTTTCCTTTTCTTCAGTATTTGAAATTGGGGACTCTTGTTTCATTAAAGGATTCTCCAGAGCAATTGCCGCTCAGCGTGAAGTTGAATATTTTAACGCAAAGGAAGGGAATTTTTCAGTATATCCCGTATTCAGGGAACCCATTCCTATAATCCCTATTGAAGAAGATATAAGCATGCAGACTGCACAGCTAAACCCAATCATTAAGGTGCATAACATTGATATTATCGGGGTTTCCTCCTCATCTGTCATTCATATTGGAAACAGTGGAGATATTTCAATGGAAGCCCGAGTCAAGCATATCCGTCAGGTTTATCCCAAAAACAGCACTTCTCAAGGATGA